A genomic segment from Candidatus Latescibacter sp. encodes:
- a CDS encoding Cthe_2314 family HEPN domain-containing protein, with protein MGNGMKKDLLEVLLDNLKPLLDASQAVIWKGYKETGSFHACKPLEETPVEIYDIEVFYSASAVSSAISRIQQSITYIENYPCNISGYEIVHTQYDWIQYHYAFFIATLFSTLDILLILINSVFELGNPPKNCRRDIILKNVWIRETEIPAKIKELERLINSYREPRHLLLHRGRMPNLPSNSEDSLLDYLSFYNVLIQARKNPFPPELISEAWDMECPGIIKCLKSKVKKINTSVTEVFDALLPYYLTIRERRSRQNCT; from the coding sequence ATGGGTAATGGAATGAAAAAAGACTTACTTGAAGTTTTACTCGATAATCTTAAGCCTTTATTGGACGCTTCCCAAGCAGTCATTTGGAAAGGATATAAAGAAACAGGGAGTTTCCATGCTTGTAAACCTTTAGAGGAAACACCAGTCGAGATCTACGACATTGAAGTTTTTTATTCAGCTTCTGCTGTGTCATCTGCAATATCCCGTATACAACAAAGCATCACTTATATCGAGAATTACCCTTGCAATATTAGCGGCTACGAGATTGTTCATACACAATATGACTGGATTCAGTATCACTACGCCTTTTTCATTGCCACTCTTTTCAGCACTTTAGACATTCTTTTAATTCTCATTAACTCCGTTTTTGAATTAGGAAATCCCCCAAAAAATTGCAGACGCGATATCATATTAAAAAATGTTTGGATACGAGAAACGGAAATTCCGGCTAAAATTAAAGAGTTGGAAAGACTTATAAATTCCTATCGTGAACCGAGACATTTACTTTTACATCGTGGCAGAATGCCGAATTTACCAAGTAATTCTGAAGATTCATTACTAGATTATCTAAGTTTTTATAATGTTTTGATCCAGGCAAGAAAAAATCCCTTCCCTCCTGAATTAATAAGTGAGGCATGGGATATGGAGTGTCCCGGAATTATCAAATGTCTTAAATCTAAAGTTAAAAAAATCAATACTTCTGTGACGGAAGTTTTCGATGCTCTATTGCCTTACTACTTGACGATAAGAGAAAGACGCTCTAGGCAAAATTGTACATAA
- a CDS encoding type II toxin-antitoxin system HicB family antitoxin — protein sequence MQRYEIIIYWSNEDEVFVAEAPELPGCMAHGNTEELALENVKEAIRLWIDTAREFGDPIPEPPKIEPLK from the coding sequence ATGCAAAGGTATGAAATCATCATATACTGGAGCAATGAGGATGAAGTTTTTGTGGCGGAAGCGCCGGAGTTGCCCGGCTGCATGGCTCACGGGAATACTGAGGAATTAGCTCTCGAAAATGTGAAAGAGGCTATCCGCCTATGGATTGATACGGCTCGGGAGTTTGGCGACCCGATTCCTGAACCGCCTAAAATCGAACCGCTGAAGTAG
- the corA gene encoding magnesium/cobalt transporter CorA, which translates to MITMYSYNIAEGTLACPQIEELPALFEAENVDLWVDLESPTHEEAEILSAVFDFHELAIEDCVATENEEAKIDDYDNYLFLVFHSILFNSEKLIFDFDELDMFFGEHYVVTYHKKPVIGVNQLRKRLERDLDFMAQGTDEILHAILDALVDNYVASIKRLERTIYKLEAEILAEASQKTFNELFLLKRGLINLRRIMTPAEEVVEQLGTMENELIQEENRVYFQDIHDHISSIQGLLQSYTEMVSGTMDTYVSLTTHRMTNVMRTLTIISTILLPQTLIASIFGMNLDLPFQKSPLGFYIIIGMDVLITGGMLWYFKIKDWF; encoded by the coding sequence ATGATCACCATGTATAGCTATAATATTGCCGAAGGCACCCTGGCGTGCCCGCAGATCGAAGAGCTGCCGGCGCTTTTCGAGGCCGAAAATGTCGATCTGTGGGTCGATCTCGAATCGCCCACCCATGAAGAAGCGGAGATTCTCAGCGCCGTCTTCGATTTTCATGAACTGGCCATAGAAGACTGTGTGGCCACGGAGAACGAGGAGGCGAAAATCGACGATTATGACAATTATCTCTTCCTGGTTTTTCACTCCATCCTTTTTAACAGCGAGAAACTGATTTTCGATTTCGATGAGCTCGATATGTTTTTCGGCGAGCACTACGTGGTGACCTACCACAAAAAACCTGTCATCGGCGTCAACCAACTGCGTAAGCGGCTGGAAAGGGACCTCGATTTCATGGCCCAGGGCACCGACGAGATCCTCCACGCCATCCTAGATGCACTGGTGGATAATTATGTGGCTTCAATAAAGAGGCTGGAGCGGACAATCTACAAGCTGGAGGCTGAAATCCTTGCCGAGGCTTCCCAGAAAACGTTCAACGAGCTCTTCCTGCTGAAACGGGGCCTTATCAATCTGCGTCGGATCATGACTCCCGCCGAGGAAGTGGTCGAACAGCTCGGCACCATGGAAAACGAGCTGATACAGGAAGAGAACAGGGTTTATTTCCAGGACATCCATGACCATATTTCCAGCATCCAGGGCCTTCTCCAATCCTACACGGAAATGGTCAGCGGCACCATGGATACTTATGTGAGCCTTACCACCCACCGTATGACCAATGTGATGCGGACGCTCACCATCATATCCACCATCCTGCTCCCGCAGACATTGATTGCGAGTATCTTCGGCATGAACCTGGACCTTCCGTTCCAGAAGAGTCCTCTGGGTTTCTATATTATCATCGGCATGGACGTTTTGATTACCGGGGGCATGCTCTGGTATTTCAAGATAAAGGACTGGTTCTGA
- the alr gene encoding alanine racemase yields MEPRQNRDTVAVTDLGAYRDNLAKILRYIGPKVLLMAVVKANAYGHGMIECSRTALRAGASMLGVAYAGEGITLREEGITAPILVMASESDEYIPAYLEYNLTVGLSSFAALEALRKHLKPETPACRVHIKVDTGMGRVGLRPSEAPRALEMIKNIPGITAEGIFTHFPSADEAEHEDFCRDQIRVFTGLLNDLTAKGLRPPIAHMCNSAGTLKFPEAHLDLVRTGLMSYGLIPYRGSEKWFPLKPVLSWKSRVAFIKEVPAGFTVSYGRTFSTKRPSRLATVPVGYADGYRRFLSNRGMAVINGVKVPVAGRVCMDQTVFDITDAGDVRVGDPVTLIGRDGSASVTVENHAALGGTISHEIVTGITGRVSRAFIQNS; encoded by the coding sequence ATGGAACCCCGGCAGAATCGTGATACGGTTGCGGTAACCGATCTCGGCGCCTACCGTGATAACCTGGCGAAAATCCTCCGGTATATCGGTCCGAAGGTGCTTCTCATGGCTGTGGTTAAAGCCAACGCGTATGGCCATGGCATGATTGAATGCAGCAGGACCGCGCTCCGGGCAGGCGCGTCCATGCTCGGGGTGGCCTACGCCGGGGAGGGAATCACCCTGCGCGAGGAGGGGATTACCGCGCCCATCCTGGTAATGGCAAGCGAATCGGATGAATATATCCCTGCGTACCTTGAGTATAATCTGACTGTGGGGCTTTCTTCATTCGCTGCGCTTGAAGCGCTCAGAAAGCACCTGAAACCTGAAACGCCAGCCTGCAGGGTGCATATAAAAGTCGATACCGGCATGGGAAGAGTTGGGTTACGTCCCTCTGAGGCGCCGCGGGCGCTGGAAATGATAAAAAATATCCCGGGAATCACCGCGGAAGGCATCTTTACCCATTTCCCTTCGGCGGACGAAGCGGAGCATGAGGATTTCTGCCGGGATCAGATAAGAGTATTTACCGGCCTTTTGAACGATTTAACGGCGAAAGGATTGCGGCCTCCCATCGCGCACATGTGCAATTCCGCCGGGACTCTGAAATTCCCGGAAGCGCACTTGGATCTTGTACGCACAGGCCTCATGTCCTACGGCCTCATTCCCTATCGCGGCAGCGAGAAGTGGTTCCCGCTTAAGCCGGTGCTTTCGTGGAAAAGCCGTGTGGCATTTATCAAAGAAGTTCCCGCCGGATTTACTGTTTCCTACGGCCGGACCTTTTCCACCAAACGGCCTTCACGGCTGGCTACAGTACCCGTTGGATATGCGGACGGTTACCGGAGATTTCTGTCGAACCGGGGAATGGCAGTCATCAATGGCGTGAAAGTCCCTGTTGCCGGAAGAGTCTGCATGGACCAGACTGTTTTCGATATAACCGATGCCGGGGATGTCAGGGTCGGCGATCCTGTCACACTTATCGGCCGGGATGGCTCCGCGTCGGTTACTGTGGAAAACCATGCAGCTCTGGGAGGAACGATCAGTCATGAAATTGTTACCGGAATCACCGGTCGAGTTTCTCGCGCCTTTATCCAAAACTCCTGA
- a CDS encoding MGMT family protein, protein MKLLPESPVEFLAPLSKTPDRITVTGVQTPFGPFVMASCGEALLRAQMHTSLPAFIQAIREKWDTEVRIDAGPFREVITQVEEYFSGKPVQIRAVVKPLTDSVFTRTVHEFLARIPYGETLTYREMAEEIGNNRAARAVGGACGRNPVLLIVPCHRVVAAHGLGGFGAGLELKERLLDLEKKYPAR, encoded by the coding sequence ATGAAATTGTTACCGGAATCACCGGTCGAGTTTCTCGCGCCTTTATCCAAAACTCCTGACCGTATTACCGTGACCGGGGTGCAGACTCCTTTCGGTCCTTTCGTGATGGCCTCTTGTGGAGAAGCTCTCCTGCGGGCGCAGATGCATACTTCACTCCCTGCTTTTATTCAGGCTATTCGGGAGAAGTGGGATACCGAAGTCCGCATCGATGCCGGGCCGTTTCGGGAGGTGATTACACAGGTAGAGGAATATTTTTCGGGAAAACCTGTACAAATCCGGGCTGTGGTGAAGCCGCTGACAGATTCGGTTTTCACCCGCACCGTGCATGAATTTCTTGCCCGTATCCCATACGGAGAAACCCTTACATACCGTGAAATGGCTGAGGAGATAGGCAATAACCGGGCGGCACGGGCGGTTGGGGGAGCCTGCGGCAGAAATCCGGTGCTGCTTATCGTACCGTGCCACCGGGTTGTAGCCGCTCACGGGCTCGGTGGATTCGGCGCCGGGCTTGAGCTGAAAGAGCGCCTCCTCGATTTGGAAAAGAAATATCCTGCAAGATGA
- a CDS encoding FG-GAP-like repeat-containing protein encodes MRIIIIYLILFHISTTLSYCSFDIKKINVECDIINTFICDFNNDQNKDIITLKSPFSIILYKGNGDLSFDKYAEYTVDFTNFLICDDFNNDGYNDLLFRNGIMLGGVDGVFGEQKSVNVYGGNAISADFNKDGFRDVLTISTFGDEMLLFINNGNISFSVPISIKIGRIKGIIPLSTCDFNDDGFMDLLIGYSLLTDEYGNYVPEYTYCTGILFGPINDAITSNFYSLSKNGKKGKVCDLNNDHYPDIILMDNIFETYLNNGKGIFNLAWSYESSDYRWQESNHPVLIDEDKDGKSDILSFGNNTPEGNFSNKYSIMTGKEDGTFNKEEFFNYDGNDVINTIVSDINNDNNDEILLLCTDGVYMLIYGIITNIISENEHIIMNKSYVTVFPNPANLFTTITYSITLPSKVRLDIFSVTGQKVLSLVDGHVSSGVHAVKFDGSQYGSGLYFYRFSSDKFTKTGKMLLLK; translated from the coding sequence ATGAGAATAATTATCATTTATCTAATATTGTTTCATATTTCTACTACACTAAGTTATTGCTCATTCGATATTAAAAAGATAAATGTAGAATGTGATATAATTAATACTTTTATATGTGATTTCAATAACGACCAAAATAAAGATATTATCACTCTAAAATCACCATTCTCTATTATTCTTTATAAGGGGAATGGGGATTTATCCTTCGATAAATATGCTGAATATACTGTAGATTTTACAAATTTTCTGATTTGTGATGATTTTAATAATGATGGTTATAATGATTTATTATTTAGAAATGGGATAATGCTTGGAGGAGTTGATGGAGTATTCGGTGAACAGAAAAGTGTTAATGTATACGGAGGGAATGCAATTTCTGCAGACTTTAACAAAGATGGGTTCCGTGATGTGTTAACGATATCAACCTTTGGCGATGAAATGCTTTTATTCATCAATAATGGTAATATATCTTTTTCAGTTCCAATATCCATCAAAATTGGTAGAATCAAAGGTATTATTCCTCTTTCAACCTGCGATTTTAATGATGATGGTTTTATGGATTTATTGATAGGATATTCTCTGCTAACTGATGAGTATGGAAATTATGTGCCAGAATATACTTATTGTACAGGCATTTTATTTGGCCCAATAAACGATGCGATTACTAGTAATTTTTATTCGCTATCAAAGAATGGGAAAAAGGGGAAAGTGTGTGATCTCAATAATGATCATTATCCTGATATAATTCTTATGGATAATATATTTGAAACATATTTAAATAATGGAAAAGGAATATTTAATTTAGCTTGGTCATATGAAAGCTCTGATTACAGATGGCAAGAGTCTAATCATCCTGTATTAATTGATGAAGATAAAGATGGCAAATCTGATATTCTTAGTTTTGGAAATAATACACCGGAAGGTAACTTTTCAAATAAGTATTCAATAATGACTGGAAAAGAAGATGGTACATTTAATAAAGAAGAGTTTTTTAATTATGATGGAAATGATGTAATTAATACAATAGTATCCGATATAAATAATGACAATAATGATGAAATACTTCTTTTGTGTACAGATGGAGTTTATATGTTAATATATGGTATAATAACAAATATAATATCAGAAAACGAACATATAATTATGAATAAAAGTTATGTCACCGTTTTCCCTAATCCCGCGAACCTCTTCACAACCATTACTTATTCAATTACCTTACCCTCGAAAGTAAGGCTGGACATCTTCTCGGTGACCGGCCAGAAAGTCCTTTCTCTGGTTGACGGTCATGTTAGCTCCGGTGTACATGCGGTGAAATTCGACGGCTCACAGTATGGTTCCGGCCTCTATTTCTACCGGTTCTCATCCGACAAATTCACCAAAACCGGCAAGATGCTGTTGTTGAAATAA
- a CDS encoding energy-coupling factor transporter transmembrane component T gives MSLKDITLGRYIYGTSLLHQLDPRTKLASILLIMAGLFARNSWYPLEIAGLYTAMAALLSGLPLFYLIRSLTPFKWLIILTVALNVLFVGGHILVEAPLPYGGITSEGLNNGLLFGARIALLVITASLLTLTTEPVVLVDGVEKLLKPFSRVGLNPHEIALAMVITIRFIPVLLDEAVKIRKSHAARGLRPVGIRANLKSVSLLFLPLFTSAVHRAEALAVAMESRLYRSDVKRTRYKEISMTRKDWVVLAVSLMFAFIMVV, from the coding sequence ATGAGCCTGAAAGATATTACCCTCGGACGATATATATATGGCACTTCTCTCCTGCACCAGTTGGACCCGCGCACGAAACTCGCGTCTATTCTATTGATCATGGCTGGTCTTTTTGCAAGAAATTCCTGGTATCCCCTGGAAATCGCCGGGCTGTATACGGCAATGGCGGCACTCCTGTCCGGTCTTCCGCTTTTCTATCTCATCAGAAGCCTTACACCGTTTAAATGGCTTATTATTCTTACTGTCGCGCTGAATGTGCTGTTCGTGGGCGGCCACATCCTGGTTGAAGCTCCACTTCCGTATGGCGGAATAACCTCAGAGGGTCTGAATAACGGCCTTCTTTTTGGCGCTCGCATAGCTCTCCTGGTGATTACCGCCTCACTGCTCACTCTGACAACTGAACCGGTTGTGCTGGTAGATGGGGTGGAAAAACTGCTCAAGCCTTTTTCACGGGTAGGACTGAACCCTCATGAAATAGCCCTCGCGATGGTAATCACCATCCGGTTCATTCCGGTTCTTCTGGATGAGGCGGTCAAAATCCGCAAGTCTCATGCCGCTCGGGGGCTGAGGCCGGTCGGGATTCGCGCCAACCTGAAATCCGTTTCTCTCCTGTTCCTGCCCCTTTTCACTTCTGCGGTGCACCGCGCCGAGGCTTTGGCGGTTGCCATGGAAAGCCGTTTGTACCGCAGCGATGTTAAGCGAACCAGATATAAAGAAATCTCCATGACCCGTAAGGACTGGGTTGTCCTGGCGGTGTCGCTGATGTTTGCCTTTATTATGGTGGTGTAA
- the truA gene encoding tRNA pseudouridine(38-40) synthase TruA yields MPERTLKITLEYDGARFYGWQVQPGKRTVQREVEIALGKILHHPVQLTVAGRTDAGVHAAGQVIGCRIFSDIEIDRLKKALNGVLPRDVAVVEIVEAAPDFHARYDAVSRTYRYTLSNRKCALGRSYVWKVRYPLSRELLEESTNPLAGQCNLRGFSKESENEDYSTIIYNNRWIFTENLMIFEISAIRFFHHAVRCIVGSAVEVGRGKESPDFLKRILETCDRSLAGPTAPAMGLCLVSVEYNGGKVDAETVSPFP; encoded by the coding sequence ATGCCGGAACGCACACTGAAAATAACCCTTGAATACGACGGCGCCCGTTTTTACGGTTGGCAGGTTCAACCGGGGAAACGCACGGTCCAGAGAGAGGTTGAGATAGCCCTCGGAAAGATACTCCACCATCCGGTGCAGCTCACAGTGGCGGGACGTACCGATGCAGGCGTTCATGCCGCGGGGCAGGTGATCGGATGCCGTATTTTTTCGGATATCGAGATCGACCGTCTGAAAAAGGCGCTGAACGGCGTACTCCCCCGTGATGTTGCCGTAGTCGAGATAGTCGAAGCCGCTCCGGATTTCCATGCCCGGTACGATGCGGTTTCAAGAACGTACCGGTACACGCTCTCCAATCGCAAGTGCGCTCTTGGCCGGTCTTATGTCTGGAAGGTTCGATACCCTCTTTCAAGGGAGCTTTTAGAGGAATCTACGAATCCCCTGGCGGGTCAATGCAATCTTCGGGGGTTTTCAAAAGAGAGTGAAAATGAAGATTATTCTACTATTATCTATAATAACCGGTGGATATTCACCGAAAATTTGATGATATTTGAGATAAGCGCCATACGGTTCTTTCACCATGCGGTACGGTGCATTGTGGGAAGCGCAGTTGAGGTGGGGCGGGGGAAAGAATCCCCGGATTTTCTAAAGAGAATTCTGGAGACCTGCGACCGTTCGCTTGCAGGGCCGACAGCTCCTGCAATGGGGCTCTGCCTGGTCAGTGTGGAGTATAATGGAGGAAAAGTAGATGCCGAAACGGTTTCACCGTTCCCGTGA